AACTGAGTAAGGATTATGTGACGGTGAAGCGACTGATTGTAGGCGGCGAAAACGAAAATTGGCAGATTCCCGGTAATCGCCGCCCGTCCTTTGTAGAGGACACAGACGCGTAGGGGGCGAATCGTTCTCTAGACAAAGCTATTTCGACAAAGCATTTCTAGATAAAGCTAGAATTCGTCGTCGGCATAGCCCCCAGCCGCTGCCTCAGTGTCTCGCTTCGATCCGAGTAGCTCAAGGCGATCGACCCTGACAATGGGCTTAGAGCGATCGGCTCCCGTCCCCCGATCCTGCCAGTAGTCAAACTTTAGAGCGCCGGAAACGCCAATCAGACTTCCTTTCCGCACGTAGTCTGCCATCACCTGCGCCGTTTTACCCCAGGCTTCCAGCTCAAACCAGTCTGGCTCATCGCTGTTTTTGCGGCGGCGATCGACTGCTAGCGTCAGTTTGCAGACTACACTACCGGACTCAAAGTACTTCACTTCAGGATCGCGTCCTGCGCGTCCGACTAACGTGACCGTGTTTAAGCTCATATTGTCCTCTTGTTGCCCTTAGGTGATTTGGCGATCGATGACTGAGATACTCAAGACTGCCCATCCAGACAGCAAATTCATCAGTTTATATCAGGTTGTCTAACCTGGCTTACCGATAGCTAGACTTAGATCTGGTATCCAGCAACCCGTCGAGAAACCTGCCCTGGCGACGCTGCCTCAGCAATACAGTCAACGCAAGGCAGGACCCGGTTTGCTGATAGGAATAAAATTCTAAGGAATCAATTCAACGCAGGCTGATAGTATTCTTGTACTAATTATATCGCTCCCGATCAGGAATTGCTATATTGCTCTCATTAATCTAATTCTAGTATTGCGACAGCAGTGGAAGGCGATAAGGATCAATGATCGACAATCCATGAAGCTGCACTAAATTAAAATCGAATTAAGAGAATCCCTTTCTTGAGGAATCGGGACTAAAGTGGACAGACTCGGTTGCTCTATTTGTTTTTCTCCTACCAATTGCGTTTTGCGATCGCCTATTGATCCATTGAGCAGTGCAGGAAGGGTCGAACCCGTTACTAGCACCCCTTGCAGGAGTTCTTAACTTGGCAGTGGCTTTGCAA
This is a stretch of genomic DNA from Leptolyngbya ohadii IS1. It encodes these proteins:
- a CDS encoding single-stranded DNA-binding protein — protein: MSLNTVTLVGRAGRDPEVKYFESGSVVCKLTLAVDRRRKNSDEPDWFELEAWGKTAQVMADYVRKGSLIGVSGALKFDYWQDRGTGADRSKPIVRVDRLELLGSKRDTEAAAGGYADDEF